The following are encoded in a window of Pseudomonas multiresinivorans genomic DNA:
- a CDS encoding amidase, with protein sequence MSQYKHNNELVQLQAHELAQHIRLRQVSCREVMQAHLAQIERYNPAVNAIISLQPEEQLLAEADLRDAELARGEYRGWMHGLPHAVKDLSLTQGIRTTLGSPLFRDYVPERDGIMVERIRAAGAVLIGKTNTPEFGLGSHSYNPIFGATGCAYAPERTAGGSSGGAAAALALQMVPVADGSDMMGSLRNPAAFNNIVGFRPSQGRVPFDDSADLFIDQLGYEGPMGRSVQDVALLLSVQAGGDARAPLSIAESGEQFAGRLERDFKGARLGWLGDLGGHLPMEKGVLELCRKSFADFEAIGCHIEDTAMGFSAERLWDTWRTLRHWMVAGSLGAAYTDPAKRELLKPEAIWEVENGLKLSAMDVFRASAARSDWYRAISQLFERYDYLLLPSAQLFPFDKSWDWPKEVAGKAMDTYHRWMEVVIPATLSGCPVANVPVGFNEQGLPMGIQIIGKHQADMAVLQLAHAYEQASRWYQRCPPPMLKGD encoded by the coding sequence ATGAGCCAGTACAAGCACAACAACGAACTCGTCCAGCTCCAGGCCCATGAACTGGCCCAGCACATCCGCCTGCGCCAGGTGTCCTGCCGCGAAGTCATGCAGGCGCACCTGGCGCAGATCGAGCGCTACAACCCGGCGGTCAACGCCATCATCAGCCTGCAGCCCGAAGAGCAGCTGCTCGCCGAGGCCGACCTGCGCGACGCCGAGCTGGCGCGCGGCGAATACCGCGGCTGGATGCATGGCCTGCCTCATGCGGTGAAGGACCTGTCGCTGACCCAGGGCATCCGCACCACCCTCGGCTCGCCGCTGTTCCGCGACTATGTGCCCGAACGCGACGGCATCATGGTCGAGCGCATCCGCGCGGCCGGCGCCGTGCTGATCGGCAAGACCAACACCCCGGAATTCGGTCTCGGCTCGCACAGTTACAACCCGATCTTCGGTGCTACCGGCTGCGCCTACGCGCCCGAACGCACCGCCGGCGGCAGCAGCGGTGGCGCGGCGGCGGCCCTGGCGCTGCAGATGGTCCCGGTGGCCGACGGCAGCGACATGATGGGCTCGCTGCGCAACCCCGCGGCCTTCAATAACATCGTCGGCTTCCGTCCGTCCCAGGGCCGCGTGCCCTTCGACGACAGCGCCGACCTGTTCATCGACCAGCTCGGCTACGAAGGTCCGATGGGCCGCAGCGTGCAGGATGTGGCGCTGCTGCTGTCGGTGCAGGCCGGCGGCGATGCCCGCGCGCCGCTGTCCATTGCCGAGAGTGGCGAGCAGTTCGCCGGCAGGCTGGAGCGCGACTTCAAGGGCGCGCGCCTGGGCTGGCTGGGCGACCTGGGCGGCCACCTGCCGATGGAAAAGGGCGTGCTGGAGCTATGCCGCAAATCCTTCGCCGACTTCGAAGCCATTGGCTGCCACATCGAAGACACCGCCATGGGCTTCTCCGCCGAGCGTCTCTGGGACACCTGGCGCACCCTGCGTCACTGGATGGTCGCCGGCTCCCTCGGCGCGGCCTATACCGATCCGGCCAAGCGCGAACTGCTCAAGCCCGAGGCGATCTGGGAAGTGGAGAACGGCCTGAAGCTGTCCGCCATGGACGTGTTCCGTGCCTCTGCCGCGCGCAGCGACTGGTACCGCGCCATCAGCCAGCTGTTCGAGCGCTACGACTACCTGCTGCTGCCCAGCGCGCAACTGTTCCCGTTCGACAAGAGCTGGGACTGGCCGAAGGAAGTCGCCGGCAAGGCCATGGATACCTACCACCGCTGGATGGAAGTGGTGATCCCGGCCACCCTGTCCGGATGCCCGGTGGCCAACGTGCCGGTGGGCTTCAATGAACAGGGCCTGCCCATGGGCATCCAGATCATCGGCAAGCACCAGGCCGACATGGCCGTGCTGCAACTGGCCCACGCCTACGAGCAGGCTTCGCGCTGGTACCAGCGCTGCCCGCCGCCCATGCTGAAGGGCGACTGA